ACCGCCATATCTAAAAGCAAAATCAACCTTCCTAATATTCCTTTTTAAAATATTAGCCAAATATTTCAATACAAAATCTCCGACTACATGTCCGTAATTATCATTAACCGATTTAAAATCATCTATATCTATAAAAATAATACTAAATGTTTTCCCATATCTTTCATATTCCTCTGCCACCCTCTCGACAACCTCATCAAAATATTGACGATTGTAAAGCCCTGTCAAATAATCACGTATTATCTGTGCCTTGTAGGTTTCAAGTTCATCTTTAATTTTCTCAAGTATATTATTGTTCATATTTATTTTGGCTTTCATACCTTTTATTTGCTGTTTTTTTTCAGTCAATTCTGTTACAAACTTCTCTTTCATTAAAACTTTATCCTTTATTAGCTCGCTTAAGTTATTAAGTTGATTCACGATATACCCAAGGACGTCTTCTAAAGATTCTTTCTTAGATACTTCCTCAGCGGTAAGGCTAAGCTCAATTATCAATTTTTTATCAGTATTAATATCATCTGAAATTATACTTAACTTGTCATTGTAAGACTCATCTATAAGAGCAGCTGTTTTATCTATACCAGCAACAATATCATATATAACAGATTTTATCCTATCAAAAGCACCATAACTTTTTTCAAGTCTATCAACAATAATTGTTATAAGCTCAATTATAACCTGCTTTTTCTCATCATATGACCCACCTCTAAGAATTTCTGCAAAATGATTAATTAAGTCGTTAGGGATGACTCCATATAATTTATCAAAAAAAGTCAAAAACTTCTGAGCAAACTCATCCATACAGTCATTACATTCCAACTTTCTTAGAAGAAGATTAAATCTCTGATTGTTACTTAAATAATCTCTAAAATTTTCTTTAGACAATACTTCATTTTTTGCTCTTAATTGCTTTAGTATTTCAATAATTATTTCACCAAACTCAACTAAGAAAGTTTGCCTATCCATCCAAATGCCCTTTTAATAGTTTTCTCATATCCTCAAAAAAACTCAAAGCTGTTTCAAGTGTATAATCGTAAAAAGTCCAAGGCAGTTTTTCAAAAGTATTACCCTTTCTCATTAATTGTACATCACCATATATAGAGTTTGCAATATAAATTCTATGAGTAAAGTTTTTAGTGCTTGCAGCGACCACCTTTTCGAGAGCGACATAGCCGGGGTCGATATTAATCATTCTTTTACCGTTTTTCAGATATTTATCTTCTATTTCAACGGCTTTTAGTTTTAGAGAAACTATTTCATCAGGTAACATAAAGTATTTAAACCCCGCAAAATACTTATAAAGAGACTCCCCCATTTCCGGCACATAATACGTCGTGTGGGAAAAAGGGAAAATTTCAGATTTAATATAAATTTTTCCGAAATTTTCCTCTAATATTTTGTCAGGGTTACTTATTTCATTTTCATTATAAAGAACAGCACAAAATAGAACAACCTCAAGCGGCCTTCTTACCCCTCCGCCAAAAACCATAAACTATTCTACTTCAATTTCAGGTATTTCTTCTGAAGGCTCAATAGTAGATATAGCGTGCTTGTAAATCATTTTTTGATTTTCATCTTTTAAAACAATCACAAAATTATCAAACCCTTTAACAAGCCCTTCAAGTTTGACACCATTCATAAGATAAACGGTAACCGGTATCCTTTTTCTCCTCACATGATTAAGAAACAAATCTTGAATATTCAGCTTTTTACTCATAAAAACTATCCCCTCACTTCTTATTTTAAAACAACTACTTTCTTATTGTATAATATACTTATGATTATTTCAAGATTATTTGCACGTCAACACATTTTTTAACAATAAACTATAATTAAAAATAAAAACACATTGAATAGCAAAAAAATAATATAACATTTTAGTTACTATATATTGGGGGCAAGTTGGTATATGACATTAATTTCATTTCTATCGAATAAGATAATTTCCTTTCTACCATTAATTATAACTTTAACAATAGTAGGAGTGACTATTTGGAGTAGCCATAAAATTCTAATTGCAAAAAACAGCGACATTGGAAGTGACAAGCTTTTCCCTAAACAGATTATTGAGGCCTTTGTTGCCACTCTTTAACCTTATCTATTATCTTATCTGTAATTTCACTAATTGCCACAGGGGATATGTTTATCCCATATAATTCTGTTATATGCGATGAAATATCTTTATAGCTCATACCTAAGCCATACATAGCCAATATTTTACCCTCTATTTCATCACTAATGTCATCTAATGTTTTTTGACTATCTGAGGCTCAAATTCACCATCCCTATGGAGTACTTAATTCAAAACTACCTGCTGAGCTTTTTATTGTCTTTTTATTGTAGCCATTACTGCGATTTTTTCTTGTCTTCAGACTATTCAGCATTTAAATGCATGCTTATTTCTGCTTCAAGAGCTGTTTCCACCAATTCTTTAATCAAAGAACTTAGAATACCATCTTTACCTGTTAATTTCTTGCCTGATAATAAATCTTCTAATTCTTTTTCAAAATTAAATTTCTTTTCCATGTCAAGATTCATCCTAATTTATTCTTCTTTATAATACCTTGACACGGAATTTTGAACAGTCTCTTTTAAAAGCCTTAATTATAAGTATATTTCATGCTTAGAGCGGCACTTGCTGCACTCTATGTACAATTTTCTTCTATTGTAGTTTTTTTCAAATGAGCAATAAAGCTCTCTATGCGGGGTACTCCCTTCACATTTTTCACAATAATAAGTAGTTTTACCGACATCACACCCGTTGATAAAGCAAAATAGGAGAAGACCAACTACAAATATAAGATACATTAATAAATGAATCATAAGCCCTTCTTCTCATAGGAAACCTAACTTACAGGCCCTATAATAAAATATTGTATATATAATTTGTTTTAATTACAATTTACACCATATACTATAGGTGTCAAGATTAATTAACTTCAGGCTTATAATTATTTGTAAATTCTCTAAAAAATGCATCTCTGTCAATAATTGAAAAGTTTAAAAACCTCACATTTTTCATATGTCTAAACCATGTAAGCTGCCTTTTGGCAAAATTTCTCGTTTTCTTCTTTATGTCTGAAATAATACTTTCAATATCGCCACCATATCTTAAAAAAGCAGCCAACTCTCTGTAACCAATAGCTTTAAAACCGGGAGAATTTTCATCATACCCTAAACTTAGCAGGTATTTTACCTCGTCAATCCACCCTAACTCAATCATCTTATCGACCCTTTTGTTTATTTTCTCATAAAGTAAATCCCTATCATTGTTAAAAATATACACATCAAAATCATATGGAAGCTTTTTATGATATTTTTTGTGCATCTTACTAAAGGGGATACCCAATACATAGTATGCCTCAAGAGCTCTTAAAGTCCTCTTTTTATCATTTTTAGAAATTTTTTGAGCATACTCTGGGTCAATATTTGACAGTCTGTTATACATTGCATCAAGTCCTATTTTTTCACACTCAACATTCAAATTACTAAAAATTTTTTCATCCCTACCACTAACCTGACAAAGCCCTTCTACTAATGACTCCACATAAAGGCCTGTACCGCCTACAACCACTGGAAGCCTTCCTTTAGACATTATATCCGGTATAAGTTTCTCACAGTGCGCAAAAAACTCCCCTACATTGTATTGAATATCGGGGGTTATAATATCTACCAAATGATGTTTGCACTTTTTCAATTCGATAGCACTCGGCTTTGCAGTCCCGATATCCATAAATTTGTAGACCTGAAAAGCGTCTGCATTTATAATTTCGATATCTAAAAGCTCAGCCACTTCTAACACAAAATCTGACTTACCGGTTGCTGTTGGGCCTGTGATAATTGGAATCTTCATAGCCTATGAAACTTCTTGTAAATCTCTTCCTTACTCATTTTATAAACTATAGGCCTGCCGTGAGGGCAGGTGTATGGATTTTTTGTTTCAAAAAGATCTTTGACAATTTTACTCATTTCATAATCGGTAAGTTTTTCCCCTGCCTTTATGGCAGTCTTGCATGCCATAGTCAAAGATAATGAATCAAGGAAGTTATCACTTTTATTGTTATTAAACTCATTCAAAAGCTCTACAAACTCATTTTCTATATTTTTATGAACAATACTTGTAGGTACACTCAGAATAGAAATAAAATTACCGCCAAAATCTTCTAACTCAAATCCAAGCCTTAAAAAGTTATTTAAATTATTTAATACAATATCTTTATCATTATCACTCAATTCTACAATAATAGGCTCTACAAGCTTTATTTTTGTGACAAAATTATTAGTATTTGAAATAAATTTTTCATATAATACCCTTTCATGGGCAATATGCTGGTCAATAAAATAAACTTCACCATCCTTTTCTACTAATATTACAGAATCAAAAACTTGACCTATTACCTTTATTTCATCCTTTTCCTCAAAAGTGTCAGAATACGATGATGTTACTAACTCATCAACACTTGAAGAATAATTTATAATGTTCTCTTTCACGAAATAGTTTGTCTGAATATTATCAAGTCGATAGACAACGCTACCGCTATTACTTAACTGTTGCTTTCCGAGATTAGATGAAATAATTTTGTTAACTGCTGAAAATACATCTCTATCATTTAAAAATTTAACATTCATCTTTGTGGGATGCACATTCACATCAACTGCATCAGGATTAATTTTTATGGATACTACGCCTGCAGGATATTTATTTTGAGGCAATTTTCTAAAATATGCCTGAACAACTGCCTGAGTTAAAGCAAAATCTTTTATTACTCTATTATTAAGACCAACAAAAATATAGTCTTTCCTATTTCTTTGAACATTTGGCAGTGACAAAACTGCTTCAATTTTAATATTATTATGATTATCATTAATATAAAATACGTTATTTAAACCAAAAGATGAAATAAATCTATCTTTCATGCTGTCATATTTTGAGAAAGTAATCACATTCTTTTCATCAACAAAAAGCTCTACCTCGATATTATGATTAATTGAGCTAAAGATTTTAACAAATCTTATAATTTCTCTCTGTTCAGCAGAAATAGATTTAATAAATTTTCTTCTTGCAGGGACATTTTCAAAAAGATTTTTTACGGTGACAGTTGTTCCATTTTGGATTTTACCTGGTTTTGTCTCCCCTACTCTTCCAAAATATACTTGCAATTCTGCCGCTTCATACCCTTCCCTTTTAGACTCAATTTTAAAATCACTTACGGAAGATATTGCGGCTAAGGCTTCCCCTCTAAAACCAAAAGTATTAATTCTGTATACATCTTCTATGTTAGATATTTTACTGGTAGAATATCTTAAGACAGCATTCTTTAAATCTTCGGGTAAAATACCTCTGCCATTATCGGTTACCTTTATAAGTCCAAGACCACCGTCAAATATGTCTATTCGTATAAAAGTTGCACCGGCATCGACAGCGTTTTCAACAAGCTCTTTTACCACATTAAAGGGGCGCTCTACGACTTCCCCTGCTGCAATTTTATTAGCAATCTTTTGATCTAAGATTTTTATTTCAGACACAACTAACCGGCAAAAACACCCATTTTTCTGAATTTTTCATATCTATGTTCAAAAAGTCGTTGTGGAGACATAGATTTTAACTCTTGCAGACTTTTGAATATCGCCTTTCTTACATTTGATGCGGTCTGCACGTGGTCTCTGTGACTTCCCCCTAATGGTTCAGGAATAATTTCATCAATTATATTAAATTTAATTAAATCTTGTGCCGTCAACTTTAAAGCCTCTGCTGCTCTTTTGGCGTAAGATGGGTCTTTCCAAAGAATAGAAGCGCACCCTTCAGGGCTTATTACAGCATAAATTGAATGCTCAAGCATCAATACTTTATTCCCAACAGCTATTCCAAGGGCGCCACCACTCCCCCCTTCGCCGGAAATAACGGTAATAATTGGTACAGTCAAACCTGCCATTTCAAAGAGGTTTCTTGCAATGGCCTCAGCCTGCCCTCTTTCCTCGGCACCAATTCCGGGATATGCCCCGGGTGTATCAACAAAGGTTATTATCGGTCTTTTGAATTTTTCAGCCATATGAAAAATTCTGAGAGCCTTTCTATAACCTTCCGGATTTGCCATACCAAAGTTTCTTACAATATTTTCTTTGGTATTTCTTCCTTTTTGATGCCCAACCACAACCACAGGCTCACCTTCAAATTTTGCCACACCAGCCACAATGGCAGGGTCATCTCTAAAAAGCCTGTCCCCATGAAGCTCACAAAAATCCGTAAAGATTAGCTTTATATAATCCATTGTGTAAGGTCTGTTAGGATGCCTTGCCACAAGGACCTTTTGTGCCGGAGTTAAGTTTTTATAAACAGATGCCTTAACCTTTTCCAGCTTCTTTTCCAAAGACTGAATTTCACTTTTGAAATCATCATCTGCTATATTTGATAAATTTTTAAGCTCTTCTATTTTTGTCTCAAGTTCATAAATCTGAGATTCAAATTCTAAAGGTTGTACTGTCATAATAATCAACTCCCAAGCTAATTTAATATATCTTTAATAGATAACACATATCAAATAATTTGGCAAAATAATTTTCTGAATCTGCCCTCATTTGATCTGAAGATGTCAATTTCATATAAAATATCAGAAACATTGCATAAAAAATACTATATTCGTTTTATTATTTACAAGCACTGTCTTTAGTGTTATTATGAATTTTTAGTTTAACTAAACTTAAAAATATACTTTATAACTAAACTTGGAGGAAACAATGATAGTAGGCGTACCAAAGGAAATTAAAAACAATGAGAACAGAGTAAGTATGACACCTGCAGGCGTGCATCAGTTTGTTGCGGCCGGCCACGAGGTATTGATTCAAAAAGGTGCTGGGCTTGGAAGCGGTATTACTGATGAGGAATATATCAAAGAGGGTGCAAAAATTCTTGATACAGCAAAGGAAATTTTTGACAGTGCGGAAATGATTGTCAAAGTAAAAGAGCCTCAGGCTGTTGAAATTGAAATGCTCAAAGAGGGTCAAATTTTATACACATATCTCCATCTTGCCCCTGACAAGCCTCAAACAATAGGACTTATTGAGAAAAAGGTCGTAGGTATCGCATACGAAACAATA
Above is a genomic segment from Deferrivibrio essentukiensis containing:
- the mutL gene encoding DNA mismatch repair endonuclease MutL; translated protein: MSEIKILDQKIANKIAAGEVVERPFNVVKELVENAVDAGATFIRIDIFDGGLGLIKVTDNGRGILPEDLKNAVLRYSTSKISNIEDVYRINTFGFRGEALAAISSVSDFKIESKREGYEAAELQVYFGRVGETKPGKIQNGTTVTVKNLFENVPARRKFIKSISAEQREIIRFVKIFSSINHNIEVELFVDEKNVITFSKYDSMKDRFISSFGLNNVFYINDNHNNIKIEAVLSLPNVQRNRKDYIFVGLNNRVIKDFALTQAVVQAYFRKLPQNKYPAGVVSIKINPDAVDVNVHPTKMNVKFLNDRDVFSAVNKIISSNLGKQQLSNSGSVVYRLDNIQTNYFVKENIINYSSSVDELVTSSYSDTFEEKDEIKVIGQVFDSVILVEKDGEVYFIDQHIAHERVLYEKFISNTNNFVTKIKLVEPIIVELSDNDKDIVLNNLNNFLRLGFELEDFGGNFISILSVPTSIVHKNIENEFVELLNEFNNNKSDNFLDSLSLTMACKTAIKAGEKLTDYEMSKIVKDLFETKNPYTCPHGRPIVYKMSKEEIYKKFHRL
- the hfq gene encoding RNA chaperone Hfq, yielding MSKKLNIQDLFLNHVRRKRIPVTVYLMNGVKLEGLVKGFDNFVIVLKDENQKMIYKHAISTIEPSEEIPEIEVE
- a CDS encoding DUF4416 family protein, which translates into the protein MVFGGGVRRPLEVVLFCAVLYNENEISNPDKILEENFGKIYIKSEIFPFSHTTYYVPEMGESLYKYFAGFKYFMLPDEIVSLKLKAVEIEDKYLKNGKRMINIDPGYVALEKVVAASTKNFTHRIYIANSIYGDVQLMRKGNTFEKLPWTFYDYTLETALSFFEDMRKLLKGHLDG
- a CDS encoding acetyl-CoA carboxylase carboxyltransferase subunit alpha, whose translation is MTVQPLEFESQIYELETKIEELKNLSNIADDDFKSEIQSLEKKLEKVKASVYKNLTPAQKVLVARHPNRPYTMDYIKLIFTDFCELHGDRLFRDDPAIVAGVAKFEGEPVVVVGHQKGRNTKENIVRNFGMANPEGYRKALRIFHMAEKFKRPIITFVDTPGAYPGIGAEERGQAEAIARNLFEMAGLTVPIITVISGEGGSGGALGIAVGNKVLMLEHSIYAVISPEGCASILWKDPSYAKRAAEALKLTAQDLIKFNIIDEIIPEPLGGSHRDHVQTASNVRKAIFKSLQELKSMSPQRLFEHRYEKFRKMGVFAG
- a CDS encoding transposase; translation: MYGLGMSYKDISSHITELYGINISPVAISEITDKIIDKVKEWQQRPQ
- the miaA gene encoding tRNA (adenosine(37)-N6)-dimethylallyltransferase MiaA, encoding MKIPIITGPTATGKSDFVLEVAELLDIEIINADAFQVYKFMDIGTAKPSAIELKKCKHHLVDIITPDIQYNVGEFFAHCEKLIPDIMSKGRLPVVVGGTGLYVESLVEGLCQVSGRDEKIFSNLNVECEKIGLDAMYNRLSNIDPEYAQKISKNDKKRTLRALEAYYVLGIPFSKMHKKYHKKLPYDFDVYIFNNDRDLLYEKINKRVDKMIELGWIDEVKYLLSLGYDENSPGFKAIGYRELAAFLRYGGDIESIISDIKKKTRNFAKRQLTWFRHMKNVRFLNFSIIDRDAFFREFTNNYKPEVN
- a CDS encoding GGDEF domain-containing protein — translated: MDRQTFLVEFGEIIIEILKQLRAKNEVLSKENFRDYLSNNQRFNLLLRKLECNDCMDEFAQKFLTFFDKLYGVIPNDLINHFAEILRGGSYDEKKQVIIELITIIVDRLEKSYGAFDRIKSVIYDIVAGIDKTAALIDESYNDKLSIISDDINTDKKLIIELSLTAEEVSKKESLEDVLGYIVNQLNNLSELIKDKVLMKEKFVTELTEKKQQIKGMKAKINMNNNILEKIKDELETYKAQIIRDYLTGLYNRQYFDEVVERVAEEYERYGKTFSIIFIDIDDFKSVNDNYGHVVGDFVLKYLANILKRNIRKVDFAFRYGGEEFVIVMPNTCIKNATIVAERILADLRKTVFKYKNIDIKLTASIGVEEMKEGYTSTMIVEEADKKMLEAKSSGKNRVVSEH